In Fusobacterium sp. IOR10, one genomic interval encodes:
- a CDS encoding HlyD family secretion protein: MIKHLKDLKITYYLLLILFVIVFVISALLAYYTPYSGRGFVEYELYPISSEINGKIEEIYVKDGQKVSLNQKILKIDNNKLKINLQELEYKYNIEKDRLFSLDYKILESKKEIIKLNKILINSKIDYSRYEKLYSKKLISVSEYEKYKLSYETSKEEFQMAKLSLKSFEIQRGDISSKNNFLKVIESQIKKVKKDLNSSIVKAPFPGEVSIHQLRKGQMIFNNKNYGYIYNIENLSVYVDYMEKSIVNLREGEKTLVVFDAIPGKIFTGHIKKVGFLLESGYTSPEKFQSIKENTRWIRTTGRNRVKIVLDDKLPLKVNISSGSKAAVAVIDENNRFLSLITTLWMKIVAIINYIY, from the coding sequence ATGATTAAACATCTAAAAGATTTAAAAATAACTTACTATCTATTGCTTATATTATTTGTAATAGTTTTTGTAATTTCAGCATTATTAGCATATTATACTCCCTATTCAGGAAGAGGATTTGTTGAATATGAATTATATCCTATTTCCAGTGAGATTAATGGAAAAATAGAAGAAATTTATGTGAAAGATGGACAGAAAGTTTCATTGAATCAAAAAATACTTAAGATAGATAATAATAAGCTTAAAATAAATTTACAAGAATTAGAATATAAATATAACATTGAAAAAGATCGTCTTTTTTCTTTAGATTATAAAATATTAGAGAGCAAAAAAGAAATAATCAAACTAAATAAAATATTAATAAATTCTAAAATTGATTATTCTAGATATGAAAAACTTTATTCAAAAAAATTAATTTCAGTTAGTGAATATGAAAAATATAAATTAAGTTATGAAACTTCAAAGGAGGAGTTTCAAATGGCTAAATTATCCCTTAAATCCTTTGAAATACAAAGGGGAGATATATCAAGTAAAAATAACTTTTTAAAGGTAATAGAATCCCAAATAAAAAAAGTGAAGAAAGATTTAAATAGTAGTATTGTAAAGGCTCCATTTCCAGGGGAAGTTTCAATTCATCAGCTGCGTAAGGGACAGATGATTTTTAATAATAAAAATTATGGATATATATATAATATTGAAAATTTGTCAGTTTATGTGGATTATATGGAAAAAAGTATAGTTAATCTAAGGGAAGGGGAAAAAACTTTAGTGGTTTTTGATGCAATTCCAGGAAAAATATTTACAGGACATATTAAAAAAGTAGGATTTTTATTGGAATCAGGATATACTTCCCCAGAAAAATTTCAAAGTATAAAGGAAAATACCCGTTGGATAAGAACTACAGGAAGAAATAGAGTTAAGATTGTTTTAGATGATAAATTACCTTTAAAAGTAAATATTAGTTCAGGATCAAAGGCAGCAGTTGCAGTTATTGATGAAAACAATAGATTTCTTTCTTTAATAACAACTTTATGGATGAAAATTGTAGCTATTATAAATTATATTTACTAG
- a CDS encoding DUF2207 domain-containing protein, producing MLKWSFSLFFLIVSLAFGDGGYVINNYNVNLKVNEKNVYSVNEDINVNFLESRRGIYRVIPTKFNNRKIKLTNLVSNEKSSYTDKGSYIYLRLGDPNIHLTGLKKYKISYDYDLGWDKNSKYDEVYYNLIGNDWDTVIKNVSFHIQMPKAFDPEKINFTLGKYGSTNTSGVVWTVNGLDINGYTTRELAPGESVTLALPLEEGYFNVGNAKAKYYMLILLLGLIYISAPIIAYIFYKKYSDKNEIVETVEFYPPEKMNPTEIGYYIDNRVDLKDITSLIIYWASKGYLIIEEVEKKNMFSKSSLKFIKLKEIVSTNEYEKYLFDSLFSYAQDNEVNVNDLKDSFYEHINKAAKIFKIDLIMGKKTVYVPKILKIGDKLRVFSILAIFLSTMFFFNEYGQPEIEKSFILIIVVLISLLTTLYFTGKIRKRTEFANNVLGRVLGFKRFLTVTEKDKLEALIKENPSYFYDILPYTIVLGVSEVWANKFNDLVTTPPNWYRSSTMGNTFMLYMFMSSLNRSMARVNQDMMSAPKAPSNFGGGMSSMGGGSAGGGAGGGGGGSW from the coding sequence ATGTTAAAGTGGAGTTTTAGTTTATTTTTTCTTATAGTTAGTTTGGCCTTTGGAGATGGTGGCTATGTTATTAATAACTATAATGTTAATTTAAAAGTTAATGAAAAAAATGTATATTCAGTAAATGAGGACATAAATGTAAATTTTTTAGAAAGTAGAAGGGGAATATATAGAGTTATTCCAACAAAATTTAACAATAGAAAAATAAAATTAACAAATTTAGTTTCAAATGAAAAATCAAGCTATACAGATAAAGGTTCTTATATTTATTTGAGATTAGGTGATCCTAATATACATTTAACAGGTTTAAAGAAGTATAAAATTTCATATGATTATGATTTAGGATGGGATAAAAATTCAAAATATGATGAAGTTTATTATAATTTAATTGGAAACGATTGGGATACAGTTATAAAAAATGTTTCCTTTCATATTCAAATGCCAAAGGCCTTTGATCCTGAAAAAATAAACTTTACCCTTGGAAAATATGGAAGTACAAATACTAGTGGAGTTGTTTGGACTGTTAATGGTTTAGATATTAATGGTTATACTACAAGAGAATTAGCTCCTGGAGAAAGTGTTACTCTAGCTCTTCCATTGGAAGAAGGTTATTTCAATGTGGGAAATGCAAAGGCTAAATATTATATGTTGATTTTATTATTAGGATTAATATATATATCTGCTCCAATAATAGCTTACATATTCTATAAAAAATATAGTGATAAGAATGAAATTGTGGAAACAGTTGAATTTTATCCACCAGAAAAAATGAATCCAACAGAAATTGGATACTATATTGATAATAGAGTTGATTTAAAGGATATTACCAGTTTAATTATTTATTGGGCAAGTAAGGGATATTTAATAATAGAAGAAGTTGAAAAGAAAAATATGTTTTCAAAATCTTCTTTGAAATTTATTAAATTAAAGGAAATAGTATCAACAAATGAATATGAAAAATATTTATTTGATTCGTTATTTTCCTATGCTCAAGATAATGAAGTTAATGTAAATGATTTAAAAGATTCTTTTTATGAGCATATAAATAAGGCAGCTAAAATTTTTAAAATAGATTTAATAATGGGAAAGAAAACTGTTTATGTGCCTAAAATTTTAAAAATAGGAGATAAATTAAGGGTATTTTCAATACTAGCTATATTTTTAAGTACAATGTTCTTTTTTAATGAATATGGTCAGCCTGAAATTGAAAAATCCTTTATACTAATAATAGTAGTTTTAATATCATTGCTAACAACTCTTTATTTCACTGGGAAAATAAGAAAAAGAACAGAGTTTGCAAATAATGTTCTAGGAAGAGTCCTTGGATTCAAGAGATTTTTAACAGTTACTGAAAAGGATAAACTAGAAGCTTTAATAAAAGAAAATCCAAGTTATTTTTATGATATATTACCATATACAATAGTTTTAGGAGTAAGTGAAGTTTGGGCTAATAAGTTTAATGATTTAGTTACAACTCCTCCTAATTGGTATAGATCTAGTACAATGGGAAATACTTTTATGCTTTATATGTTTATGTCTAGTTTAAATCGTTCAATGGCAAGGGTGAATCAAGATATGATGTCTGCACCTAAAGCCCCATCTAACTTTGGTGGTGGAATGTCTTCAATGGGAGGAGGTTCTGCTGGTGGAGGAGCTGGTGGAGGTGGAGGAGGAAGCTGGTAA